From the genome of Candidatus Polarisedimenticolia bacterium, one region includes:
- a CDS encoding TlpA disulfide reductase family protein: protein MTALRPGSQAPEFSLADIDGRRVEFRHRDGLPALLIFFKNSCPTCMLAFPYLQRLFERVETAPLRFLGISQDGVAETRLFGEQYGTTFPLLPDGKDYPVSSAFGLTNVPTLFLVEAGGGISWTSVGFSKADLEGLASELHRRFRIPGVTPLFVAADDAPEMKPG, encoded by the coding sequence ATGACGGCGCTTCGACCGGGGAGCCAGGCCCCCGAGTTCAGTCTGGCGGACATCGATGGCCGACGGGTCGAGTTTCGTCATCGCGACGGGCTTCCTGCCCTGCTGATTTTTTTCAAGAACAGTTGTCCCACGTGCATGCTGGCGTTCCCGTATCTCCAGCGCCTCTTCGAGCGCGTCGAGACCGCCCCGCTACGCTTCCTGGGGATTTCCCAGGACGGCGTGGCCGAGACGCGCCTCTTCGGGGAGCAATACGGAACGACCTTTCCGCTCCTGCCGGACGGCAAGGACTACCCTGTCTCCAGCGCCTTCGGCCTCACGAACGTTCCGACTCTCTTCTTGGTGGAAGCCGGAGGCGGGATTTCGTGGACCTCGGTCGGATTCTCGAAGGCCGACTTGGAAGGGCTGGCCTCCGAGCTCCATCGCAGGTTCCGGATTCCTGGCGTTACTCCCCTGTTCGTCGCTGCGGACGACGCGCCCGAGATGAAGCCGGGGTGA
- a CDS encoding DMT family transporter has protein sequence MKAKGLSETCPADSVGEPAVPEGVTSSGGGDGWILLSAGCFATIPIFATYGYAAGVATLPMLAWRFLLTIATLWGFLGATRRLAALPAPRVLGLLGMGVAYVAMTLLYFEALRHSSISTLTLLFYSYPIFVTLLAVLFLREPMTRIKSAALLLALAGCVIVLRPSGKADWRGALLALAASLLYSAYMIVGTRLTRGVDPFLSTAWIMTATAAVFIAAAAARGEMGAVRGAAAWGSVLGLAVVATVMADGSFFAGLSRTGASRAAILSTVEPLFTILLSAWLLGEVIPPARFLGGALILGSVLLIHRE, from the coding sequence ATGAAGGCGAAAGGACTCAGCGAGACCTGCCCGGCGGACTCGGTCGGCGAGCCGGCGGTTCCGGAGGGAGTGACCTCCTCCGGCGGGGGTGACGGGTGGATTCTCCTCTCGGCGGGATGCTTCGCGACGATTCCCATCTTCGCCACCTATGGATATGCGGCCGGGGTCGCGACCCTGCCGATGCTGGCCTGGCGGTTTCTCCTGACGATCGCGACTCTCTGGGGCTTTCTAGGAGCCACCCGCCGGCTCGCGGCGCTTCCGGCTCCGCGCGTTTTGGGGCTCCTGGGGATGGGAGTGGCGTACGTCGCCATGACCCTCCTCTACTTCGAAGCGCTGCGTCATTCCTCCATCTCCACCCTCACCCTGCTGTTCTACAGTTATCCCATCTTCGTGACGCTCCTCGCGGTCCTGTTCCTGCGGGAGCCGATGACGCGGATCAAGTCGGCGGCTCTCCTCCTGGCGCTGGCGGGGTGCGTCATCGTGCTCCGGCCGAGCGGCAAGGCCGATTGGCGCGGGGCGCTCCTGGCTCTTGCCGCCTCGCTTCTCTATTCGGCCTACATGATCGTCGGAACCCGGCTGACGAGAGGCGTGGATCCCTTCCTGTCGACCGCCTGGATCATGACGGCCACGGCTGCCGTCTTCATCGCCGCTGCGGCCGCCCGGGGCGAGATGGGGGCGGTGCGCGGAGCGGCGGCCTGGGGATCGGTCCTCGGACTGGCGGTGGTGGCGACGGTGATGGCCGACGGTTCCTTTTTCGCCGGGCTTTCCAGGACGGGCGCGAGTCGCGCCGCCATCCTCAGCACGGTGGAGCCGCTGTTTACGATACTCCTCTCGGCGTGGCTTCTCGGCGAGGTCATCCCTCCGGCGCGCTTCCTCGGCGGCGCTCTGATCCTCGGGAGCGTCCTGCTGATTCATCGGGAGTAG
- a CDS encoding cytochrome c, with amino-acid sequence MIKTRHLLASFLLLAPQASAAAWGQEKGVPRLKPISMSGIPAAGERAYLTSCWACHGLAGDGKGPAAAGMAPPPTDFTPPGTLDKRTAADLLDIILKGKPGTAMYPAGVEPQTAVDLVAFLRTLSRNPGQEKNFLESLARADREAGRALYERRCWPCHGATGAGNGPAAPALRPPPADFTDPDKVAERSAARLYSVLSRGIPGTAMAAQPLSEKEKLDVIGYLRSLVRFPEESKAPGEALPSGDPRRGKETYDRRCWACHGASGDGNGPAAADMAPPPTSFSDYDAMKSRTDQGWFNAIRSGVPGTAMYPQRLSAAEITDLVAYLRGLGRRKSEASPQDDPQKKKR; translated from the coding sequence GTGATCAAGACACGGCACCTTCTCGCGTCCTTCCTTCTCCTGGCACCCCAGGCATCCGCCGCAGCCTGGGGCCAGGAGAAGGGCGTGCCCCGGCTCAAGCCGATCTCCATGAGCGGAATTCCGGCCGCGGGCGAAAGAGCGTATTTGACGAGCTGCTGGGCCTGCCACGGCCTGGCGGGGGACGGCAAAGGACCCGCCGCCGCCGGGATGGCCCCTCCGCCCACCGACTTCACGCCGCCCGGGACTCTCGACAAGCGGACCGCGGCCGACCTCCTGGACATCATCCTGAAAGGGAAGCCCGGGACGGCCATGTACCCGGCGGGAGTGGAGCCCCAGACGGCGGTCGACCTCGTCGCCTTTCTGAGGACGCTCTCGCGGAACCCCGGCCAGGAAAAAAACTTTCTCGAGTCCCTGGCGAGGGCCGATCGGGAGGCCGGCAGAGCTCTTTACGAGCGCCGCTGCTGGCCCTGTCACGGCGCCACCGGGGCGGGCAACGGTCCGGCCGCGCCGGCGCTGCGGCCCCCTCCAGCCGACTTCACCGATCCGGACAAGGTGGCCGAGCGCAGCGCCGCCCGGCTCTATTCGGTGTTGTCCCGCGGCATTCCGGGTACCGCCATGGCGGCGCAGCCGCTCTCGGAAAAGGAGAAGCTCGACGTCATCGGCTACCTGCGATCGTTGGTGCGGTTCCCCGAGGAGTCCAAAGCGCCGGGGGAAGCCTTGCCTTCCGGAGATCCCCGCAGAGGGAAGGAGACGTACGACCGGCGATGCTGGGCGTGCCACGGAGCGAGCGGCGACGGGAACGGGCCCGCCGCCGCCGACATGGCGCCGCCTCCGACGAGCTTCTCCGATTACGACGCGATGAAGAGCCGGACGGATCAAGGCTGGTTCAACGCGATCCGGTCGGGGGTTCCGGGAACGGCGATGTACCCGCAGCGGCTCTCGGCGGCCGAAATCACCGATCTGGTCGCCTATCTGCGGGGCCTCGGCCGCCGGAAGTCGGAGGCCTCCCCCCAGGACGACCCTCAGAAGAAAAAGAGATAA
- a CDS encoding DUF5916 domain-containing protein, whose amino-acid sequence MPDLSEGSAIDCIRHGPAAQRRARHIRCRILAFSLPFLLQTAAAPSEEAPPTAPLVPVRAPHAPTLDGVLDEPSWREALLIDDFVQQLPEDRVPPTEGTEVRVLYDDDNLYFGIRAFDRDPSRILAWTLARDSTAITGDDQIAFCIDSSNNGRDGFWFSTNPSGVRVDAQIFNEGLVFDDKWDAVWEVASRIDDQGWTAEIKIPFFNVSFSPAGENLMGINFFRAIRRKNEELYAPYIPRNFRGTMTLSRARKFRFTGIRRGVRFRTKPYLLGRYGRDYAPPDTDLEGKSGLDVKWGVSSNFTADLTYRTDFAQVEADIQQVNLTRFKLFFPEKRDFFLENAGLFQFGAHGETDVFFSRRIGLTEGEPVPILGGARLTGRVGKTSLGILSVATENAGEEAGSRFGVLRVRRDLFSRSTIGMILTDREDDGPGGGNRVLGGDARLVFREDWSLDAYYAASRSSPGLSEGSAARVRFGKDGDIWQVAARYAQVDPGFDPGIGFVRRPGVDLWEGVFAWKPRPESDTVRQFNFTYNPLYVTDRSGRLESRANFFLLESIFESGDVVGGYYSSEFERLAAPFDLFEGVTLASGPYSFHRVALYFNSYAGRRVFSSSQAEAGTFFDGRRLNLLQDLTVNFSPHLSVTAHYDFNHVLLPEGSFDTNLWFTRFNFALSPKLFGAVLVQSNDITDDRDVNLRLDWIHHPGADLFFVYNESANLRRRGGEPAVNARDATFKLTYLFFF is encoded by the coding sequence ATGCCCGACCTTTCGGAGGGGTCCGCCATCGATTGCATCCGCCACGGGCCGGCCGCGCAGCGCCGCGCCCGCCACATCCGGTGCCGGATTCTGGCCTTCTCTCTTCCTTTCCTTCTCCAAACCGCCGCCGCGCCGTCCGAAGAGGCGCCGCCGACCGCGCCTCTCGTTCCGGTTCGCGCGCCGCACGCTCCGACCCTGGACGGCGTGCTGGACGAACCCTCGTGGCGGGAAGCGCTCCTGATCGACGATTTCGTCCAGCAGCTTCCCGAAGACCGCGTGCCTCCCACGGAAGGGACGGAAGTCCGCGTCCTGTACGATGACGACAATCTCTACTTCGGAATCCGCGCTTTCGACCGCGACCCTTCGCGCATCCTGGCCTGGACGCTGGCGCGCGACAGCACCGCGATCACGGGAGACGATCAGATCGCGTTCTGCATCGACTCCTCGAACAACGGCCGCGACGGATTCTGGTTCTCCACGAATCCGTCGGGCGTCCGCGTCGACGCTCAGATCTTCAACGAAGGGCTGGTCTTCGACGACAAGTGGGACGCCGTCTGGGAAGTCGCCTCCCGCATCGACGACCAGGGGTGGACCGCCGAGATCAAGATCCCGTTCTTCAACGTCAGTTTCTCGCCCGCGGGCGAGAACCTCATGGGGATCAATTTCTTCCGCGCCATTCGGCGCAAGAACGAGGAGCTGTACGCTCCTTACATCCCGCGCAACTTCCGTGGGACGATGACCCTGTCCCGGGCGAGGAAGTTCCGCTTCACGGGGATTCGCCGCGGCGTCCGCTTTCGGACGAAGCCCTATCTCCTCGGTCGCTACGGCCGCGACTACGCCCCCCCGGACACCGATCTCGAAGGGAAATCGGGCTTGGACGTGAAGTGGGGCGTCTCCAGCAATTTCACCGCCGATCTCACCTATCGCACCGATTTCGCCCAGGTCGAGGCCGACATTCAGCAGGTGAACCTGACCCGTTTCAAGCTCTTCTTTCCCGAGAAGCGGGATTTTTTCCTCGAGAACGCGGGGCTCTTCCAGTTCGGGGCGCACGGCGAGACCGACGTCTTTTTCAGCCGTCGGATCGGCCTAACCGAAGGCGAGCCGGTGCCCATCCTGGGGGGAGCCCGTCTCACCGGCCGCGTCGGCAAGACCTCGCTGGGAATCCTCAGTGTCGCGACCGAAAACGCCGGGGAGGAGGCGGGATCCCGCTTCGGGGTGCTGCGCGTGCGGCGCGATCTCTTTTCCCGCTCCACGATCGGGATGATCCTGACGGACCGGGAGGACGATGGTCCGGGAGGAGGCAACCGGGTGCTCGGGGGGGACGCGCGGCTCGTCTTCCGCGAGGACTGGAGTCTCGATGCCTATTACGCGGCGTCACGCTCCTCGCCCGGCCTCTCCGAAGGGTCGGCCGCGCGCGTGAGATTCGGGAAGGACGGAGACATCTGGCAGGTGGCGGCCCGGTACGCGCAGGTGGATCCGGGATTCGATCCCGGAATCGGGTTCGTGCGACGGCCCGGGGTCGATCTCTGGGAAGGCGTCTTCGCATGGAAGCCGCGACCCGAAAGCGACACGGTCCGGCAGTTCAATTTCACCTACAACCCTCTGTACGTGACCGACCGGTCCGGCCGCCTGGAGTCCCGTGCGAACTTCTTTCTCCTGGAAAGCATCTTCGAGTCGGGGGACGTGGTGGGCGGCTACTACTCCTCCGAGTTCGAGCGCCTGGCGGCGCCCTTCGACCTGTTCGAGGGGGTGACCCTCGCGTCCGGGCCCTATTCCTTTCACCGCGTCGCGCTCTACTTCAACAGCTACGCGGGGCGGCGCGTCTTCTCGTCCTCGCAGGCGGAGGCCGGGACCTTCTTCGACGGGCGCCGGCTCAACCTTCTCCAGGACCTCACCGTCAACTTCAGCCCCCATCTCTCGGTGACCGCGCACTACGACTTCAATCACGTCCTGCTCCCGGAAGGGAGCTTCGACACCAATCTCTGGTTCACCCGATTCAACTTCGCACTCAGCCCCAAGCTGTTCGGAGCCGTCCTGGTGCAGTCGAACGACATCACCGACGATCGGGACGTCAACCTGCGTCTCGACTGGATTCACCACCCCGGCGCGGACCTTTTCTTCGTCTACAACGAGTCGGCCAATTTGAGGCGGCGCGGCGGCGAACCGGCGGTGAACGCCCGGGACGCCACGTTCAAGCTGACTTATCTCTTTTTCTTCTGA
- the nadA gene encoding quinolinate synthase NadA, translating to MPLEASATILPNAWDPPDEGKTVDLQSEVRALAAEKGAVLLAHNYQLPEVQDVADFVGDSLGLALEAQKDPRRLIVFCGVRFMAESAAILNPAKRVLLPSLAAGCSLADSITPESLEDWMRRYPGHAVVTYINSSAEVKAMSDICCTSANAVSVIRSLPAKKILFTPDRNLGRWVARRVPEKEIVVYDGCCPTHDVLRGISVEAGRRERPAAVVIAHPECREDVLERADEICSTTGMADAVARHPEAKTFLIATEWGLLHQLKKRFPDREFIPADGCIGCRLHCPYMKMVDLESILRALREDVHEIRVDPETAAGARRALQRMLAVPRDR from the coding sequence ATGCCCCTTGAGGCCTCCGCGACGATCCTCCCGAACGCCTGGGATCCTCCGGACGAAGGGAAGACTGTCGATCTGCAGAGCGAGGTCCGGGCCCTGGCGGCGGAGAAAGGGGCGGTCCTCCTCGCCCACAACTATCAACTCCCGGAAGTCCAGGACGTGGCCGATTTCGTCGGCGACTCCCTGGGCCTGGCGCTCGAGGCCCAAAAAGATCCGCGCCGGCTGATCGTCTTTTGCGGCGTCCGCTTCATGGCGGAGTCTGCGGCCATCCTCAATCCGGCCAAGAGGGTCCTGCTGCCGAGTCTGGCGGCGGGATGCTCCCTCGCCGATTCGATCACCCCGGAATCGCTCGAGGACTGGATGCGAAGATATCCGGGTCACGCGGTCGTCACCTACATCAACTCCTCCGCCGAAGTGAAGGCGATGTCGGACATCTGCTGCACCTCCGCCAACGCCGTCTCGGTGATCCGGAGCCTGCCGGCGAAGAAGATCCTGTTCACGCCCGATCGCAACCTGGGCCGCTGGGTCGCCCGCCGCGTCCCGGAGAAGGAGATCGTGGTGTACGACGGATGCTGCCCCACCCACGACGTCCTGCGGGGCATCTCGGTGGAGGCGGGGCGAAGGGAACGGCCCGCCGCCGTCGTCATTGCGCACCCCGAATGCCGCGAGGATGTCCTGGAGCGGGCCGATGAAATCTGCTCGACGACCGGGATGGCGGACGCCGTGGCGCGGCATCCGGAGGCGAAGACCTTTCTCATCGCCACCGAATGGGGGCTCCTCCACCAGCTGAAGAAGCGCTTTCCGGACCGGGAGTTCATCCCGGCGGACGGCTGCATCGGCTGCCGCCTGCACTGTCCCTATATGAAGATGGTCGACCTGGAGTCGATCCTCCGAGCGCTGCGGGAAGACGTCCACGAGATTCGCGTCGATCCCGAAACCGCCGCCGGCGCCCGCCGTGCCCTGCAACGCATGCTGGCCGTGCCGCGCGATCGCTGA
- a CDS encoding peroxiredoxin produces the protein MSALPPGTPAPDFRLKSFDGTEVTLSQFRGTKNVLLVFFPLAFTPVCSSQIPSYRDDLSKFESLDCQPIAIGISAVPAHKAWVETLGGVNIPVLSDFYPHGEVARKYGVLREEGFPERSLFLIDRQGIIRYSLIHELRKRPDNDVILEEIRKLA, from the coding sequence ATGTCCGCCTTGCCGCCGGGTACTCCCGCACCCGATTTCCGACTGAAGAGCTTCGACGGAACGGAAGTGACCCTATCCCAGTTTCGTGGCACGAAGAACGTTCTCCTGGTCTTCTTTCCGCTGGCCTTCACGCCTGTCTGCTCGAGCCAGATCCCTTCCTATCGGGACGACTTGTCCAAGTTCGAATCCCTCGACTGCCAGCCGATCGCCATCGGCATCTCGGCGGTTCCGGCCCACAAGGCCTGGGTGGAGACGCTGGGAGGAGTCAACATTCCGGTCCTCAGCGATTTTTATCCGCACGGGGAGGTCGCAAGGAAATACGGAGTTCTTCGAGAAGAGGGGTTCCCCGAGCGCTCTCTGTTTCTCATCGATCGGCAAGGGATCATCCGCTACTCGCTGATCCACGAGCTCCGGAAGCGGCCCGACAACGACGTCATCCTGGAGGAGATCCGCAAGCTCGCGTGA
- the queG gene encoding tRNA epoxyqueuosine(34) reductase QueG, whose product MHRQERIRTEGLRLGFSRIGFAAARERPESARLAEWLRRGYAGEMSWLDRRRRERCDPTVLAPWVRGLVLASLPYSGSPPAAPPGAARISRYARGGDYHRVVRDRLVALGGVVTDAFPGARVRPVVDTAAVLEKPWAAEAGLGWQGKHTNLIDPDSGSWMFLGEILTDAELESDEPAVTDRCGTCTRCLEACPTGAFPEPYVLDSRRCISYLTIEHKGSIPLDLRPGLGSWVFGCDVCQEVCPWNREAEEGDPSWAAGSEPPPLRDLMEMSREQFNRRFAGTALRRTGWSRLLRNAAVALGNSRSEDAVPVLEKALQIPDPLVQEHVTWALAHLRKSLAAGPASSAAKAR is encoded by the coding sequence ATGCACCGACAGGAACGCATTCGGACCGAAGGACTCCGTCTCGGATTCTCGCGGATCGGCTTTGCCGCCGCCCGGGAGCGGCCCGAGTCAGCCAGGCTCGCGGAATGGCTCCGGCGGGGCTATGCGGGGGAGATGAGTTGGCTCGATCGACGCCGGCGGGAGCGTTGCGACCCGACGGTGCTCGCCCCGTGGGTCCGCGGCCTCGTCCTGGCCAGCCTTCCCTATTCCGGCTCCCCGCCGGCGGCCCCGCCCGGGGCGGCGCGCATCTCCCGCTACGCGCGCGGCGGCGATTATCACCGCGTCGTGCGCGACCGTCTGGTGGCTCTCGGCGGAGTCGTGACGGACGCCTTCCCGGGCGCCCGGGTGCGGCCCGTCGTGGACACCGCAGCGGTGCTCGAGAAGCCTTGGGCCGCCGAAGCCGGGCTGGGATGGCAGGGGAAGCACACCAACCTCATCGACCCCGATTCCGGCTCCTGGATGTTCCTGGGCGAGATCCTCACCGACGCCGAGCTGGAATCGGACGAACCGGCGGTCACCGACCGTTGCGGCACCTGCACCCGGTGCCTGGAGGCGTGCCCCACCGGCGCCTTTCCGGAGCCCTACGTCCTCGACAGCCGACGGTGCATCTCCTACCTGACGATTGAGCACAAGGGCTCGATTCCGCTCGATCTCCGGCCGGGTCTCGGGAGCTGGGTGTTCGGGTGCGACGTCTGCCAGGAGGTCTGCCCCTGGAACCGGGAGGCGGAAGAGGGCGACCCCTCCTGGGCGGCAGGTTCCGAGCCACCCCCTCTCCGCGATCTCATGGAGATGAGCCGCGAGCAGTTTAACCGTCGCTTCGCCGGCACGGCCCTGCGGCGGACCGGCTGGAGCCGCCTCCTCCGCAACGCCGCCGTCGCCCTGGGCAACTCCCGTTCGGAGGATGCCGTCCCGGTCCTCGAGAAGGCGCTCCAGATCCCGGATCCCCTCGTCCAGGAACACGTGACCTGGGCTCTCGCGCACCTGCGGAAGAGTCTCGCCGCCGGACCCGCCTCCTCTGCGGCAAAGGCGCGATGA
- a CDS encoding 2'-5' RNA ligase family protein translates to MDSREKIYGVVLPVPEALARRANRARRLYDPNFRFIGPHVTVLPPRRLALSREAVVEAVRSVAAKTNPFRIRLGAVRTFRPVMPVVFVGFRRGAGELRRLHRRLARTRLAGAETFPYVPHLTLGQRLEDGHLEKAVSFSRKLFPSRHALPSWPAEFLLVVERRTERRWMTLDPVALPAVSARPRRSRRG, encoded by the coding sequence ATGGATTCCCGGGAAAAGATCTACGGGGTGGTGCTGCCCGTGCCCGAAGCTCTCGCGCGCCGCGCGAATCGGGCGCGGCGCCTCTACGATCCCAACTTCCGCTTCATCGGTCCCCACGTCACCGTTCTGCCGCCCCGCCGGCTGGCTCTTTCGCGGGAGGCGGTCGTCGAAGCGGTCCGCAGCGTGGCGGCGAAGACGAACCCCTTCCGGATCCGCCTGGGAGCCGTCAGGACTTTCCGCCCGGTGATGCCCGTCGTGTTCGTGGGATTTCGCCGCGGCGCCGGCGAGCTGAGACGTCTCCACCGCCGGCTGGCGCGCACTCGGCTCGCGGGTGCGGAAACCTTTCCCTACGTTCCTCATCTCACGCTTGGACAGCGCCTGGAGGACGGCCACCTCGAGAAGGCCGTGAGCTTTTCGCGGAAGCTCTTTCCCTCCCGGCACGCCCTGCCCTCCTGGCCCGCCGAGTTCCTTCTGGTGGTGGAGCGCCGGACCGAGCGCCGCTGGATGACCCTCGATCCGGTGGCTCTCCCCGCCGTTTCGGCCCGCCCGAGGCGCTCGCGCCGCGGCTGA
- a CDS encoding nucleotidyltransferase family protein, producing MIGRFRVGALILAAGEGRRMGRVKALLPLEGSTFLEVLVERFGLAGVAPMVAVLGSTAPEIRSAIKLSLARVAINPDPRRGQLSSIHCGLDALRPDEVDALFIAPVDVPRIGAGTLTRMVESLGEHRLVVPTFRGQRGHPPLFAAALFPALRAAPMDRGARAVVHEISERLEMETDDPGVVEDFDTPQDLEAL from the coding sequence ATGATCGGACGCTTCCGGGTCGGGGCCTTGATCCTCGCCGCAGGAGAGGGCCGGAGGATGGGCCGCGTCAAGGCCCTCCTGCCCCTCGAGGGAAGCACTTTCCTGGAAGTCCTGGTCGAGCGCTTCGGCCTCGCGGGAGTGGCGCCGATGGTCGCCGTCCTGGGCTCCACGGCGCCGGAGATCCGCAGCGCGATCAAGCTCAGCCTGGCGCGAGTGGCGATCAATCCGGATCCGCGGCGGGGCCAGCTTTCTTCCATCCACTGCGGCCTCGACGCGCTTCGACCGGATGAAGTGGACGCTCTCTTCATCGCCCCGGTCGACGTGCCGCGAATCGGAGCCGGCACCCTCACCCGGATGGTCGAGTCGCTCGGGGAGCATCGTCTGGTCGTTCCGACGTTCCGTGGACAGCGCGGGCATCCCCCCCTCTTCGCGGCCGCCTTGTTCCCGGCGCTCCGCGCGGCCCCGATGGATCGGGGGGCCCGGGCCGTGGTGCACGAAATCTCCGAACGGCTGGAGATGGAGACCGACGACCCCGGCGTCGTGGAAGATTTCGACACGCCGCAGGATCTTGAAGCGCTCTGA
- a CDS encoding FAD binding domain-containing protein produces MMRCPRFRYFSPRTLRDACAMLRDHGPEASVLAGGTDLVPNMKRRQQTPKTLVSLRRIESLRALAAGKSEWRLGATRTLAELASDARLCRDYAALSRAASQVATPHIRNMATLGGNLCLDTRCNYYDQSYEWRKAIDFCMKKDGSICWVAPGSSRCWAVSSTDVAPALLALGAEVKLESTGGERTLPLGQLYRDDGIAYLSRQPGEILSEVLLPVAAAGARSTYWKLRRRDSFDFPVLSVAAWVHLDADGFVQAARIVLGSVASTPIESSASRRLVGRMLDEKTIEEAAEEAARLAKPLDNTDFTLGWRKKAARHLVMGALKELKGDDPRTLGPIARRAAGLVPAG; encoded by the coding sequence ATGATGCGCTGTCCGCGCTTCCGGTACTTTTCGCCGCGCACCCTGCGCGATGCCTGCGCGATGCTCCGGGATCATGGCCCCGAGGCCTCCGTGCTGGCCGGAGGGACGGACCTCGTTCCGAACATGAAGCGCCGGCAGCAGACGCCCAAGACGCTCGTCTCGCTCCGGCGGATCGAATCGCTGCGCGCCCTGGCCGCGGGAAAGTCGGAGTGGCGCCTCGGGGCGACGAGAACGCTCGCCGAGCTGGCCTCCGACGCCCGACTGTGCCGCGATTATGCGGCGCTGTCTCGGGCCGCTTCCCAGGTGGCCACTCCGCACATCCGCAACATGGCCACGCTGGGGGGAAATCTCTGCCTGGACACCCGCTGCAACTACTACGATCAGAGCTACGAATGGAGAAAGGCGATCGACTTCTGCATGAAGAAGGACGGCTCGATCTGCTGGGTCGCTCCGGGCAGCTCCCGCTGCTGGGCGGTCTCTTCCACCGACGTCGCTCCGGCGCTGCTCGCCTTGGGCGCGGAAGTCAAACTCGAATCGACCGGCGGCGAGAGGACCCTGCCGCTCGGGCAGCTCTACCGGGACGACGGCATCGCCTACCTTTCCCGGCAGCCCGGCGAGATCCTCTCGGAGGTTCTGCTGCCGGTCGCGGCGGCGGGCGCCCGGAGCACGTACTGGAAGCTCCGGCGGAGGGATTCCTTCGATTTTCCGGTGCTGTCGGTCGCCGCCTGGGTCCATCTCGATGCGGACGGCTTCGTGCAAGCCGCCCGCATCGTCCTTGGCTCCGTGGCCTCCACCCCGATCGAGAGCTCGGCTTCCCGCCGCCTGGTTGGGCGGATGCTGGACGAAAAAACCATCGAGGAAGCGGCCGAAGAGGCAGCGCGTCTGGCGAAGCCCCTGGACAACACCGATTTCACGCTCGGGTGGCGCAAGAAGGCCGCCAGGCATCTCGTCATGGGGGCCTTGAAGGAACTGAAGGGAGACGATCCCCGGACGCTCGGTCCCATCGCCCGCCGTGCCGCCGGCCTGGTTCCGGCCGGATGA